In Candidatus Tiamatella incendiivivens, the genomic window AACTGTAGGTGCTATGTGCTTGGGATTCAGCCTAATTAAATTAGGAAGCTTTCTTCCTCCAGCACCTGTATATTTGATTAAGCCTTTACCCCATTTAAGATATTTGAGTTTCTTCAATTTGCTTGGTGATAGGGTAGTGTATTCGTGGTTAGGCGGGTATGGAGAGCTTGGAGGGGGTAGTCCTTGCAGAGCTTCTTCAACCGTTATATGAGGGTTTTTTCCTAGTTCTATTCTTATATTAGATATGAAGACGCGTGTTCTTCTGCTCGGAACACCGTAATCCTCTGCTTTGATAATGTTAAAATACACGTTCTTGTAGCCGTATCTGACGAGTTCTCTCCTTATGGAGTCTTTAATTTCATTTACTAGGATACCTTTAACATTTTCTATGAAGAAGATTTTGGGCTGTACCTCACCTATTATTCGTATAGCGTGAAGGAATAACTGGCCGGAAGGGTCACGATACAGTCTATCAATAGGGTGCTTCTGCCTTTTAGGATTTGCTCCAGTAAACGGTTCACAAGGTGGGCTAGCTATTATTACATCTGTATTGTCACGGCATCCAACGTA contains:
- a CDS encoding DNA cytosine methyltransferase yields the protein MKLNYRLIDLFSGAGGFSRGFEEAGFKSVLAVENHPAASKTYKENFPHSIVLSEDIKKITFDTILEYVGCRDNTDVIIASPPCEPFTGANPKRQKHPIDRLYRDPSGQLFLHAIRIIGEVQPKIFFIENVKGILVNEIKDSIRRELVRYGYKNVYFNIIKAEDYGVPSRRTRVFISNIRIELGKNPHITVEEALQGLPPPSSPYPPNHEYTTLSPSKLKKLKYLKWGKGLIKYTGAGGRKLPNLIRLNPKHIAPTVLGSSQFIHPYENRLLTVREQARLMGFPDYHIFLGSKDVQYNQIGEAVPPPLSFRIALKTINFLEEQIPNPLNSPYQR